In Candidatus Eisenbacteria bacterium, the following proteins share a genomic window:
- a CDS encoding flagellar basal body P-ring protein FlgI — protein MSRVMPFRLESRRASRGVRPSHRGRHFVIATALALLTVFVVLGVARAACAAPRVADLTRHAGDVPRRLVGYGLVTGLDGSGDRSLGSLSGGTQTVRSVVNLLRRFGVEVPAEQLRIRNVAAVLVTAEVSPWLRAGGRFDVQVSAMGDASSLRGGVLWTTPLVEGPDSPAIASAQGTLLSPDAPNGRSYGALRSNSARVSDGGVIEVDPEVEALVADRLLLVRPDARVAEAIARAINRTFGVGTARPLDPGSISLRADSVRSSEPMRFLAAVDTVSVPMATPARLVVTARDGTVVAGGELQIGPAVVHHRNFTLQVGGGTGTTAEGLVRVNEGSRVQDVVAGLHAAGATAEDLVAIFEALRAVGALDVELVVR, from the coding sequence ATGAGCCGCGTGATGCCGTTCCGGCTCGAATCTCGCCGCGCCTCACGCGGAGTGCGGCCCTCGCACCGAGGCCGCCACTTCGTGATCGCGACCGCACTCGCGCTGCTCACGGTGTTCGTGGTGCTCGGAGTCGCGCGTGCTGCCTGCGCGGCACCGCGCGTCGCCGACCTCACGCGCCACGCCGGCGACGTGCCGCGTCGACTGGTGGGCTACGGGCTCGTCACCGGGCTCGACGGCAGCGGAGACCGCAGCCTGGGCTCACTTTCGGGCGGCACCCAGACGGTGCGCTCGGTGGTCAATCTGTTGAGACGCTTCGGCGTCGAAGTACCGGCCGAGCAGCTTCGCATTCGAAACGTCGCGGCCGTCCTGGTGACCGCCGAGGTCTCGCCGTGGCTGCGCGCCGGCGGGCGCTTCGACGTGCAGGTATCCGCGATGGGCGATGCGAGTTCACTGCGCGGCGGCGTGCTGTGGACGACCCCGCTCGTCGAAGGCCCCGACTCGCCGGCGATCGCCAGTGCCCAGGGGACGCTGCTGTCGCCCGACGCGCCCAACGGTCGCAGCTACGGCGCGCTGCGCTCCAACTCGGCGCGGGTCAGCGATGGCGGCGTGATCGAGGTGGATCCCGAGGTCGAGGCGCTGGTCGCCGACCGACTGCTGCTGGTGCGTCCCGACGCACGGGTTGCCGAGGCGATCGCACGCGCGATCAATCGCACGTTCGGTGTCGGCACCGCCCGCCCGCTCGATCCCGGCTCGATCTCGCTCCGTGCAGACTCGGTGCGTTCATCGGAACCCATGCGATTCCTGGCAGCGGTCGACACGGTGTCGGTCCCGATGGCGACACCCGCGCGCCTGGTGGTCACCGCGCGCGACGGCACCGTGGTGGCGGGAGGCGAACTTCAGATCGGACCCGCGGTGGTGCATCACCGCAATTTCACGCTGCAGGTCGGCGGAGGAACGGGCACGACGGCCGAGGGCCTGGTGCGCGTGAACGAAGGCTCGCGGGTTCAGGACGTGGTCGCAGGTCTGCACGCCGCGGGCGCGACCGCCGAGGACCTGGTGGCGATCTTCGAAGCGCTTCGTGCCGTCGGCGCGCTCGACGTCGAGCTGGTGGTGCGATGA